The following nucleotide sequence is from Catonella massiliensis.
TCTTCGCTAAAACAGCACTTCCCTGAAGAGACAATTCATGAAAGAAATTTTCGATGTTTCCCCTCTCGACCTCACCCTGCATGATCTGAGAGATTACCATTCTGGCCTCATTTGAACTAATTCTCCCCTGGCTTTCAGCATCATTTACTCTATCGATAAACGTAAGGTGCGGACAGTTAATAAACATATAGCATCTCGGACTTTTATGATTGTACTTGATATAATCGCTCACTCCGTTGAGATAGTATCTCCCGACAGAATTGATCTTATTATTCTTCGGTGCCGAAGAAATAACAAGTCTGGCAATTTCCGCATTGGAAGCACCTACGAATGGATCATAAATCGGGTTGTTCCTGTTTGCCAAGCAAACATTATTAACTCCAAAATACCCGTTTAAACCTTGTTCCAGCTCTGAATTGCCACAATGCATCACAAGCACCATATAACCTTGAATACAGGCGCACTCTATAGCTCTTAGCATCTTGCGAACACGAATCGAATTTGCTCCGCCGGAAAAGAGCAGGCTTTCAACTGGAACCGTATCATCTATAAATGCCTCTATCTGACTGGGACGATACCGAATTATTCCTTGGTTCATTTCATTAGCTTCTTGAATTTTTCGAAGGGTTCTCCTGTTCATTCGATTATTCGCTCCCACTATATGCATTCCGGCTAATCCATTCAGATAATTCCTCATAGATTAAACCTTCCTGTACAAATCAAACTTATATTTGAAAGGCCTGTCAAATGGGAAACTGATAACAGCTTCGCCAATCTCCAATTCACTCATATTCCAATCTTCCACAACATGTGCTTCATGTCTTTCTTCATGAATTGAGTTCGACAGGGTTTTATATTGTTCCATTACTATATTTTTCCCATGCAGTCCTACAATATAGTCCCTTGTGTACTTGTCGTTAGCATGAAAAGCAAACACTGACGAAAATCCGGCAAGAATATTCTTTCCTTTATATTCACCATACGCTTCTGTCAGCTGATTAATGCTTTGGAGACCAGCTATTATTTTGACGCCAAGGCTCCGTCCGAAATTCACGCCGTCATCGATGTGTTGTAAATGTGGAATTAACCTAAACTCATCGCAGATCAGATAAACATCTCCTTGAGGTTTGTTCCTTCCAAGGGCTTCTTTCAATGCAAGGTCAAAAAGTAAGCTATATATTGCCGTCATTGTTTGCCCCAGAGAAATATCGTACTCAATAAATAGCGTCTTCCCTCCGGTCTTTCTGACGAAGTCCCGTATAGAAAACATTCCTTTATCATCGAAACAGGTAACAAGCAGTTTCCTGACTGTTCCAAGCATCTCGGCATAGACTCCAAGAGCCTGACCAGTTGTGCCGTCTCCTATGTAACTTAGCACCGATGCAAAATGAGGATGAGATTCAATCATGGCCTTTACATCAAATATTGTGGACTCGTCTAGGGCTCTTTTCAGTTCGGAGTTGAAGAGGCATTCTTTTCGGTATTCAATATTCTCCCGGCCTTCTTCAATCATGCATAGAAAGATTGCAGCGAGTAGATCTCTTGCAGCTTGAGGGAAAAACGGATCTTTACTCTTCTCAATAGCCTCCCGAAATATCGACCACGCTATCTCATGGGCATTTAATTCCGCGTTTCTTTGATCCCAACCATCAGAGACTATTTCCTTAAAGATATTCCATTTCTCACTTTTACCCTCGAATGAAGCTCCGCTGCCAATAACATAATCATTGCTTGTTCCAAAAAGATCATAGTAATCACCTTTTGTATCAAATACGATCATCACATCGTTAGGTGTCAGCTTCTTTTTTATCTGGTTAACAATGTGATAAAAAACATTTGATTTGCCACAACCCGTTCCTCCAATCAGCATTGTATGTTTACTCAAAGTGTCTTTGCTCATGCAAAGAGGAGTTGGCTTATTCTTAAAACTTCCAGGAATAAGCACAAAAGGATTGCCATCCGTCGCGACAGGGTTCTGGTCTACTGTTGAGCCATATAACGGATTCAATTTTACATCCACAGTCTCACCTCCTGTTACGCACCAACTCATGGCACATTATTTTACATTTATCATGTGCTTGGTATTGCATAATCAACAGCCGAAGTTGCTCCACAATTTCATTTATTCTCATTATTTTATCGTCATCATCAAATGCCTTAATTCCTGTATTATTCTTATGAGAAATCGTTTGTTCCGTTTCCTCGTATTCTTGTACATCTTCTTTATAAAGCAGTAAGGTTATGAGCAGATTAACCTGCTGTACCGTTGTAATCGTTTTCGAAGCTGCTATTGAATGGATTAGCCTGGATATATTGCTCCGAGCCAACGGACTTAACTCTGATTGACACTTTTCGTACTTCCTCAAAATTAATTGCCATTCGGCATCGCTGAGCCTGTAATCCATCATGGCTTCATCGTCTGAATTTACACCGTTACCGGTTTTCTGATCTGCCATTATCCTTGCCTTCTGTCAGCTTGTTCTGACTACCATTCTCTCCGTGATTAGTAAAAACTTTTTTATTTCCTTTATCCAGTAGATCATATATTTCCGATCTGAAAGCTTTTATTTTTCTTTTGCCTTCTTCCTGAGCTTCTGCTGATGTAGCACGCTTTATACTATTTCCTTTTTCCAAGTGCATTATCCTTCCATTTGTGCAACAGTTTAATCGTATGTCAATCCAAAAGCGACACGCCATCTTACCGAAACGTTCCCTTTTTTAAACAATTTCAAACATCCAAAGGTTCAACATCTTCAAGCTGTTCATTAAATCGAACAACCAAATCAATAGGAAATATCCGCAACTCTTTCAGCATTTCCGATGTTTCCTCAACACTATTGAAAAAGAATACTAAGGTCAGATATATCACCCAAGTCATTTTTCTGGTGCCAGTTTCTATTGCATAATAAGTCTGCCTGGAAACTCCTATCACATTTGCCAGTTCCTCCTGCGTAATTCCAATTCTTGCACGAAGCGAAGCAAGATTATCATAAAGAATGGACGTACTGGCCGTTTTGTAATCAGCGGATATAAACCATTTATCTCTTACCAAAATATATGTCTCCTTCTGCAGAGTATCATTATTTTAACCCATCTTTTTAATCACTACAGGACAGAGAACACAGTTTCTGTTCTCTGTCCTTCAGACACGCTGATTAAGAACAATAGCGATTATACTCACTGATTGCATCGGAAAGCGATGAAAACGGACCATATTGGGATCTGCCATCCATCACATAAACGTAAAATGTTACACCATCACCCTCAATCCAGCAATGTCCATACGAACTATGACCTTCTTTGTAAACCATGATTGTTCCTCCTTCATGATGTGGATTTTTCGTAGAGTGCATTACTCTACGAAGTGATGAATACATTATAGCAGATGACAAATAATTTGTCAATATGACAAAATGTTAATCATTTAAAATCTTTTTGAATGTAGTTTTTCAAATTAAATACAACATGGTGTTGCACCTACTTTGACAGATACCCCTGTTGCTTTTACTTTGAAAATAATGTTGCACTTACATTGAAAGGTTCCATTGCTTTTACTTTGAAAGTGATGTTGCATTTAGCCTGAAATACCTTTATATTCTTCATTTAGACCCTGGTTTTTATTCTTGCTGTGTGCTTTTATTCATAGGTAACTAAAATCATACTAACAAAAGGAGTTCCTATGAACAAGAAGAAACATCTTACTAATGCTGAACGCATCAAAATCGAAACCCTGCTCTCACAGGGCTTTTCAATCAGAAGTATTGCTGATTTCCTTGAGAAATCCCCTTCTACCATTTCAAGGGAGATAGGCAGGCATTCACTCATCAAACTCCCTAACACCTGTGACTGCAACGATTATACCGGATGTAATGTCAAACACATCTGCCAGTCTAAAGACTGTAATAAGAAATGCCGCTCATGCCATCTTGCTAAAAAATACTGTGAGCATTACAGCAAAAGAAGCTGTGAACACTGGAATGTTTCCAAGATAAAACTATGTAACGGCTGTACAAAAAGAGGGTACTGCCGCCTTGAAAAACATTTCTATGATGCTAAAAAAGCCCGGGCAGAATACTGTGATACCCTTATACAATCCCGCAACGGCTTTGCCTTACCCTCAAGGATATTACAAGGATAAACAGCATAATCTCCCCACGTATAAAAAAAGGACAGTCTCTTTACCATATAGCTAAAAACAATGAGGATGAGCTAAACATAAGCGAATCTACCTTAAGAAGGCTGGTTATGGCAGGCGAAATGGATGCCGGAATAATAGACCTGCCACAGGCTGTAAAACGGAGAAAACGAAAGGTTAGAATTGTACCAAAGCTAAAAAATCCCAAAAAAACAGGGCACCTGTATTCCGACTTTAAAAAATATTTTTCAGAAAACGACGTGCCTGTAGTACAGATGGATTGTGTTGTAGGCAAAAAAGAAGATTCAAGGGTACTGCTGACACTGCACTTTACTCAATTCCACATGCAGCTAATATTCAGGCTCAAGGAGCATACCTCAAAATGTGTTACAGACTTGTTTGACAGTTTAGAGAAAAAACTGGGAAAAGAGCTGTTTGCTATGTGCTTCCCTCTGATACTAACCGATAATGGGAATGAATTCTCAAATATAGATGGAATGGAAAAATCAATATACGGCGGAAAGCGCACAAACATCTTCTTTTGCGAACCGAACCGCTCTGATCAAAAAGGACAGTGCGAAAATAACCATAAGCTTATAAGGACTATCCTTCCGAAAGGGACGTCTTTTAGCAGACTTACCAACAAGGACACGCTATTGGTCACGAACCATATAAACAGCTATGTACGAAAGTCTTTGTTTGGTAAAAGTCCATTTGAAACAGCTATGAACGCACTGCCTGCGGAGTTCTTTACAAAACTAAAGCTTAAAAGGATAAACGAAAGTGATGTGAATTTAACTCCAAAACTATTAAAACACTAACCAGAGATAAAGTAAATACCCTTCAAAGTGAGTAGGGGTAGTCGGGAAACCTATTTTAACTCTTAAAAACCCCTTAGGTATTGCAAAACTACCTACCCCTTAATTTTGGCTTATTAAAGCCATTTCAGAGAGGTCTTTCAATTCCCAAAAAAGTTTGTTCATAATTTATTCACATTTAAAACAGCTTTTTTCGAGGAGGTATTGAAAAACGCCCTCTGAAAGTCCCTATTTACAAGACTTCCAGAAGCCTAGGGTTATATAACCTTATAAACTCGAAAGAGCTTGAAAACACAAAAACCTACTCCCTCCTATCTGACAGAAGTTGTCTATCAAAATAAGAGAGCGCAAGTTTAATATTTGTTATGTTGATTTAGTTTACTAGAAATTTATTACATCAGTGCCTATATAGTCAGGTATAGGAATTTCATCAGTTGTTTCTTCATCCGACTCATCATCAGTTCCATCATAATCCTCCATTTCATCAGGTTCTACATAGTCAGCTGCTGCGGCAGGGTACTTATCTCTATCCCAAACATGTATATGTTCTTCATCTCCCATGGTACTATCACCCTTAAGAAAGTAGTTCCAGTCTATAAAGACATCATTCGAATTGTTGTACTTGCCTCTTCCCCAAGTCACATCTATATGGTACCAGTTACCATCTACCTTCACCATATTCCAAGCGTGTCCAGCTGAGTTTTCTATAGCTGTCTTTCCAACAATATATATAACCTCCAATCTTGCTTCTTTTGCAAATCTATAGAATAGTCTTGAATAACCTGAACAAACTCCTGCCTGCTTAAACACAAGTGCAAAAGAGGTATGAACATCGTACTTACCCAATTTAGCATTTCTATTATTATCTCCTGTATAGTACCAGTCTTCTCCTTTGTCTCCATAGCTGTAGGCGTACTCCATTGTCATATACTCAAATATCTTCTTAACCTTCTCTGCATCAGTCATGCCAGTACTTAAGTTTTCTGCTACCCAGGCCTTTACGAATTTATCCAAGTTCTTTACATCTGATTTAGTAATATCATAATTATTTTTTACTGTCAAAGTCCAGTAAGTTCCATAGTTCATAGAGGTAGTAGTATATCCTTTTGAAACCATATCCATAAATTCGACTTCATCATACAGCTTATTAAACAACCTCCTTGAAGCTTCTACATTCATTATATCTGCCACCTTTTTACTTACACTTATAGAGAACGACCGTTTTAAATCCTTCGCATTCTTTACCATCCTGTCTATAAATTCTTTCTCAGTGCGTATTATCCCCGACTTAAACTTCTTGAACTTAGACTTGGTTGTCTTGTACTTAACAAACAAATCTATTCTGTCATAACCATATAAATTATACCAGCTCATTGAACACTCAATCCTTCCATATAGGTCTTTGTACTCAGTATTACTATGGAGAGTATTCCAAAAATCCATGTTATTCTTAAATAACTTCTTAGAAAAGCAAAATGTAATTTTCTTATCAAACTTAGCTAAACCTTTAGTTATCTTCTTACTAACAGCCTTTTTGCTCTTCAGTACCACCGTCTTCTTCTTATAAGTACGCTTAGCATATGCCTTGGTTCCTGCATTGACACACTCAACATTGCCACTTATTACTGCTACTAAAGCAAATGAGAAAAGCAGACTAAAGATAACTTTTTTTAGATTATTCTTCATACTCATACCTATTACCTTCCTTTCAGTTTAACTATAATTTCAGCCGTTGGCGGTACCCCGAACATCTTAAGCAGTCTTCGGTCGCTGTTACCGAACTCTACGCTCACGGTAACCAAGGGGGACTGATTCTAGTCCGTCACAAAGCCTATCACCCCCTTCTTCTTCACTTCAACAGCCTTAAACTCAAAATCATCAGCTATTAACTTACAGTTCTTCTCTTCCCCACTTTCCTCATCCGCATAGACTCTCATTGCATAATTTAATACTGCATCTTCAACCAGATTTCTACAGAATCGTCCATTTCCCATCTCAAGATTTCCTGCTGCCAAAGTGCAGAGAGAGTATAATTTTTCTTCTGCTGCCTCATCTACTTCAAATCCCCTCTTCCCTGCTTCCATTTTAACTATTTCCATCAATTCACTTTCTGAGTAATCATTAAAAGCAATGCTGAAAGGCACTCTGGAGCTAAGGCCTGGATTCCTGTCAAAAAATTTCTTCATTTCATCCGGATAGCCTGCAAAAATAACAATAGTATCCTCCCTGTTATTCTCCATCTCCTGTACAATGGTGTTGATTGCCTCATCGCCAAAACCCCCATTAAAGCATGAAACAAGGGAATATGCCTCATCTATAAACAAAACGCTTCCTGCTGCCCTGTTAAATACATCCTTAACCTTACCCGCTGTTTGTCCCTCATATGAAGCCACAAGGTCTGCACGTCCTACTTCTATCAAACCATTATTCCTGATCAAACCTAATTCATAAAATATACCTGCTATTATCCTTGCAACTGTTGTCTTGGCTGTGCCCGGATTCCCTGTAAATGTCATATTAAATACTGCAGAAATATTCCCATTCTCTGATAGCTCCTTCTTCATCTTTGCAAACGCTGCTATCTTCTTTACCTGAGCCTTAACCTCAGTCAAGCCTATCAGTTCATCAAGCTTTCCCATATAGTTTGTTTCACTTAAAATATTTACCTTGTAATCTTTTTTTAACTCTCTCAACTTATGTTTTATTTCTGCTATACATTTTACCCCTAAATTACGCATTTTGACAAAGTCGTCATCATTTAAATCTTTGAGCTCTCCATAGGTCTCTACTCCTTCACGCCTAAGAACATTGTATGCACGAACACTCAATTCCAGCTTTTCTAAAGGGGTGGATAATCCAATTGAGTCCCTTTCTTTCGTAGTTTTAACTTCTTCTTCAGCACACACAGTTCCATTTTCCCCTTCACCTTCATCTTGCTCATTATTTGCTTTTTGTTGCTCTTCTCTTATCAGGTGATAAATAAGCGCAGATAAAAACTCTTTCATAAGCTCATTGAAATTGTCCTTAGGCAGATAAGGCATTTCTTCAAGATTTTCATTTACTTCTCTTACTTCTACATATGGGAAAATAAGTTTTATCATGGCGCACATTCTCAAAGAAATATTCTTAGGCAGGCTTAGAAAAATCATCCCCTGTCTTTCCACAGTTTTACTACCAACTCCAACAATACGAACAACAGTCTCTGTTTCCCTCATAATATCAGTCAAATTCCTTATCAATGCAATTCTTGTATCATGAGGCATACCTTCGTGCATACTGAATTGAAACATCTCATCATCATATGTAGGGAGTATCTTCTCCTTTTCATCACTTACAATATAAAGTGCATATATCTTTCTTCCGCTCTGAAACAAATTAGAGTCCATATTCAAGCTTGTATTTCCTATATCTGCACACTGATTAAAAACCCAGTAAAAATCTTCAGCAGTGGTTCCGATATCACCACTAGAAAATGTGCTACCTTCAAATGAACCGAGGTTAAATTCCCAACCAATATATTCTCCAAGTGCAAGGATATTGGCTAAACCATTGAATTTTACACAGGTCTCATTAACGTAGGATGAGATATCATCCTGTTCAAGTAATTTGATAGATAAAGAAAATATATTGTTAAATCTTGTAAATATTGATTTTATATTATTATCCATAATCCACTCTCGCTTTCGTGTTTTGATTAACTGTTTCACAGATTGCTCCCACAATCTATACCCTATCACTACCTTGGCCCGCTCATATCATCGCCTGGCTTCCCCGGCATCAGTTTGGGTACATTTGCGTATTCAGTTGTCAAGGTACAGTAAGCAAAGCTTCCCTGTCACAAAAGTCCACGTCCTTCGGAGAGTTTTGTTCACGGGGCTTTTGAATGAATTTCCCGCAAACAAAAAAAAACGATACTTCACTAAAAAAATAACAGACTAACCCCTGGGGATTAATCTTCTTTTTTAATAAAATATCAGTTCATAAAATCAATATTCAGTTGTTATGAACCAATGATACCATCGATTCCGAAAAATGTCAATAGCAAAAAATTATTTTGTTTGTGTCTTGTTATTTTTGTAGTTTTTCAACTTAAATGCAACATGGTGTTGCACCTACTTTGACAGATACCCCTGTTGCATTTACATTGAAAAATATCGTTGCTTTTACTTTGAAAATAATGTTGCACTTACATTGAAAGGTGCCGTTGCTTTTACTTTGAAGGTGATGTTGCATTTAGCCTGAAATACCTTTGTATTCTTCATTTAGACCCTTGTTTTTATTCTTGGTGTGTGCTTTTATTCATAGGTAACTAAAATCATACTAACAAAAGGAGTTCCTATGAACAAGAAGAAACATCTTACTAATGCTGAACGCATCAAAATCGAAACCCTGCTCTCACAGGGCTTCTCAATCAGAAGTATTGCTGATTTCCTTGAGAAATCCCCTTCTACCATTTCAAGGGAGATAGGCATGCATTCACTCATCAAAATCCCTGACACCTGCGACTGCAACGATTATACCGGATGTAATGTCAAACACATCTGCGGTTCTAAAGACTGTAATAAGAAATGCCGCTAATGCCATCTTGCTAAAAAATACTGTGAGCATTACAGCAAAAGAAGCTGTGAACACTGGAATGGTTCCAAGGTAAAACTATGTAACGGCTGTACAAAAAGAGGATACTGCCGACTTGAAAAACATTTCTATGATGCTAAAAAAGCCAAGGCAGAATACTGTGATACCCTTATACAATCCCGCAACGGCTTTGACCTTACCCTCGAGGATATGACAAGGATAAACAGCATAATCTCCCCACGTATAAAAAAAGGGCAGTCTCTTTACCATATAGCTAAGAACAATGGGGATGAGCTAAACATAAGCGAATCTACCTTAAGAAGGCTGGTTATGGCAGGCGAAATGTATGCCGGAATAATAGACTGCACTTTACTCAATTCCACATGCAGCTAATATTCAGGCTCAAGGAGCATACCTCAAAATGTGTTACAGACTTGTTTGACAGTTTAGAGAAAAAACTGGGAAAAGAGCTGTTTGCTATGTGCTTCCCTCTGATACTAACCGATAATGGGAATGAATTCTCAAATATAGATGGCATTGAGAAATCCATATACGGCGGAAAGCGCACAAACATCTTCTTTTGCGAACCGAACCGCTCTGATCAAAAAGGACAGTGCGAAAATAACCATAAGCTTATAAGGACTATCCTTCCGAAAGGGACGTC
It contains:
- a CDS encoding DNA-directed RNA polymerase subunit alpha C-terminal domain-containing protein; the encoded protein is MDNNIKSIFTRFNNIFSLSIKLLEQDDISSYVNETCVKFNGLANILALGEYIGWEFNLGSFEGSTFSSGDIGTTAEDFYWVFNQCADIGNTSLNMDSNLFQSGRKIYALYIVSDEKEKILPTYDDEMFQFSMHEGMPHDTRIALIRNLTDIMRETETVVRIVGVGSKTVERQGMIFLSLPKNISLRMCAMIKLIFPYVEVREVNENLEEMPYLPKDNFNELMKEFLSALIYHLIREEQQKANNEQDEGEGENGTVCAEEEVKTTKERDSIGLSTPLEKLELSVRAYNVLRREGVETYGELKDLNDDDFVKMRNLGVKCIAEIKHKLRELKKDYKVNILSETNYMGKLDELIGLTEVKAQVKKIAAFAKMKKELSENGNISAVFNMTFTGNPGTAKTTVARIIAGIFYELGLIRNNGLIEVGRADLVASYEGQTAGKVKDVFNRAAGSVLFIDEAYSLVSCFNGGFGDEAINTIVQEMENNREDTIVIFAGYPDEMKKFFDRNPGLSSRVPFSIAFNDYSESELMEIVKMEAGKRGFEVDEAAEEKLYSLCTLAAGNLEMGNGRFCRNLVEDAVLNYAMRVYADEESGEEKNCKLIADDFEFKAVEVKKKGVIGFVTD
- a CDS encoding transglutaminase domain-containing protein, yielding MSMKNNLKKVIFSLLFSFALVAVISGNVECVNAGTKAYAKRTYKKKTVVLKSKKAVSKKITKGLAKFDKKITFCFSKKLFKNNMDFWNTLHSNTEYKDLYGRIECSMSWYNLYGYDRIDLFVKYKTTKSKFKKFKSGIIRTEKEFIDRMVKNAKDLKRSFSISVSKKVADIMNVEASRRLFNKLYDEVEFMDMVSKGYTTTSMNYGTYWTLTVKNNYDITKSDVKNLDKFVKAWVAENLSTGMTDAEKVKKIFEYMTMEYAYSYGDKGEDWYYTGDNNRNAKLGKYDVHTSFALVFKQAGVCSGYSRLFYRFAKEARLEVIYIVGKTAIENSAGHAWNMVKVDGNWYHIDVTWGRGKYNNSNDVFIDWNYFLKGDSTMGDEEHIHVWDRDKYPAAAADYVEPDEMEDYDGTDDESDEETTDEIPIPDYIGTDVINF
- a CDS encoding IS30 family transposase is translated as MSPRIKKGQSLYHIAKNNEDELNISESTLRRLVMAGEMDAGIIDLPQAVKRRKRKVRIVPKLKNPKKTGHLYSDFKKYFSENDVPVVQMDCVVGKKEDSRVLLTLHFTQFHMQLIFRLKEHTSKCVTDLFDSLEKKLGKELFAMCFPLILTDNGNEFSNIDGMEKSIYGGKRTNIFFCEPNRSDQKGQCENNHKLIRTILPKGTSFSRLTNKDTLLVTNHINSYVRKSLFGKSPFETAMNALPAEFFTKLKLKRINESDVNLTPKLLKH
- a CDS encoding helix-turn-helix transcriptional regulator, which produces MVRDKWFISADYKTASTSILYDNLASLRARIGITQEELANVIGVSRQTYYAIETGTRKMTWVIYLTLVFFFNSVEETSEMLKELRIFPIDLVVRFNEQLEDVEPLDV
- a CDS encoding helix-turn-helix domain-containing protein, with product MNKKKHLTNAERIKIETLLSQGFSIRSIADFLEKSPSTISREIGRHSLIKLPNTCDCNDYTGCNVKHICQSKDCNKKCRSCHLAKKYCEHYSKRSCEHWNVSKIKLCNGCTKRGYCRLEKHFYDAKKARAEYCDTLIQSRNGFALPSRILQG
- a CDS encoding helix-turn-helix domain-containing protein gives rise to the protein MNKKKHLTNAERIKIETLLSQGFSIRSIADFLEKSPSTISREIGMHSLIKIPDTCDCNDYTGCNVKHICGSKDCNKKCR
- a CDS encoding type IV secretory system conjugative DNA transfer family protein: MDVKLNPLYGSTVDQNPVATDGNPFVLIPGSFKNKPTPLCMSKDTLSKHTMLIGGTGCGKSNVFYHIVNQIKKKLTPNDVMIVFDTKGDYYDLFGTSNDYVIGSGASFEGKSEKWNIFKEIVSDGWDQRNAELNAHEIAWSIFREAIEKSKDPFFPQAARDLLAAIFLCMIEEGRENIEYRKECLFNSELKRALDESTIFDVKAMIESHPHFASVLSYIGDGTTGQALGVYAEMLGTVRKLLVTCFDDKGMFSIRDFVRKTGGKTLFIEYDISLGQTMTAIYSLLFDLALKEALGRNKPQGDVYLICDEFRLIPHLQHIDDGVNFGRSLGVKIIAGLQSINQLTEAYGEYKGKNILAGFSSVFAFHANDKYTRDYIVGLHGKNIVMEQYKTLSNSIHEERHEAHVVEDWNMSELEIGEAVISFPFDRPFKYKFDLYRKV